A genomic window from Lotus japonicus ecotype B-129 chromosome 1, LjGifu_v1.2 includes:
- the LOC130728709 gene encoding stress-induced protein KIN2-like, with translation MDSQKMSYNAGQAKGQAEEKTSNLMDMASNAAQSAKETVQGAGQQIKASAQGAADAVKNATGMNNNSK, from the exons ATGGACTCCCAGAAGATGAGCTATAATGCTGGACAGGCCAAGGGCCAAGCTGAG GAAAAGACTAGCAACTTGATGGATATGGCTAGCAATGCTGCTCAGTCTGCCAAAGAAACTGTGCAAGGG GCTGGTCAACAGATCAAGGCATCAGCACAGGGAGCTGCTGATGCTGTGAAGAATGCAACAGGCATGAATAACAACAGCAAGTGA
- the LOC130716896 gene encoding uncharacterized protein LOC130716896: MSGPWITWNVRGLGESTKREAVKKAVLHVKPELLLLQETKLNDQRQHIVETWTQALRMSHAEVHSVGSAGGLMCLWRESSIRVLSVVSDVWFIFLTVMISNIEQPVLVGNVYGPHSLAERRLCFEALKTHILNHDGLVFLGGDFNAVLLGSERSSGGVLDAGDEAFQQFVQVTNLADLPLANGEYTWYSSRNDGLWSRLDRWLVSDEVLLSFSNISQNVFDWNVSDHRAVGLLFGLLDAGPKPFYYFNHWADEAGFNELVEAWWHSAVYQGWSGYVLQQKLKGLRGKIREWRKGRGAWGVEKIVSLEHRLQGVMEALENQGGTEALTKERRDILEALWRAYREEERIWRQKSRVRWLKEGDRNTKYFHRVCKVRTVKKNITQLKYEGRLLTTPLEIKQAMQDHFQNFFRTSEVPRPWLQNVNLRKVTTAENQLLEAAFTIDEIWEVVKNFDGNRAPGPDGRIVVSKKKLSVYKLLAKVLSVRLSLVLPGLLSQNQFAFTAGRQIADCSLIASEIVHSMSSRPEGGLLFKIDFAKAYDSVE, from the exons ATGTCAGGGCCTTGGATTACTTGGAATGTTCGGGGCTTAGGAGAATCAACGAAAAGGGAGGCTGTGAAAAAAGCAGTTTTGCATGTGAAACCAGAACTTCTGTTGCTTCAGGAAACAAAATTAAATGATCAGCGTCAGCATATTGTGGAGACTTGGACGCAAGCCTTGCGTATGAGTCATGCTGAGGTCCATTCTGTTGGGTCAGCGGGTGGTCTTATGTGCTTGTGGCGGGAGAGCTCCATCCGTGTTTTGTCAGTAGTGTCAGATGTATGGTTTATTTTCTTGACAGTGATGATATCAAATATTGAGCAGCCCGTTTTAGTTGGGAATGTTTATGGTCCTCATTCTCTAGCGGAGCGCAGGCTATGTTTTGAGGCTCTGAAAACACATATTCTGAATCATGATGGATTGGTGTTTCTTGGTGGTGATTTTAATGCAGTTTTGTTGGGGTCGGAACGTTCTTCAGGCGGAGTGTTGGATGCCGGTGATGAGGCGTTCCAGCAGTTTGTCCAGGTTACTAATTTAGCTGATTTGCCTCTAGCTAATGGAGAGTACACTTGGTATTCAAGTCGAAACGATGGTTTGTGGAGTCGTTTGGATCGCTGGCTGGTATCTGATGAGgttctcttatctttctctaaTATTTCTCAAAATGTTTTTGACTGGAATGTTTCTGATCATAGGGCAGTGGGCTTGTTGTTTGGCCTGCTTGATGCCGGTCCTAAACCTTTTTATTATTTCAATCATTGGGCGGATGAAGCTGGTTTTAATGAGTTGGTTGAGGCTTGGTGGCACTCTGCAGTTTATCAAGGGTGGTCAGGGTATGTTTTACAGCAAAAACTAAAAGGGTTGAGGGGGAAAATACGAGAGTGGCGCAAGGGGAGAGGGGCCTGGGGAGTTGAGAAAATTGTTTCATTAGAACATAGATTGCAGGGGGTGATGGAAGCGCTAGAAAACCAGGGGGGAACGGAGGCATTGACGAAGGAAAGGAGGGATATCCTTGAGGCTTTATGGAGGGCGTATAGGGAGGAGGAGAGAATTTGGCGTCAGAAGTCAAGGGTGCGCTGGTTGAAGGAGGGGGATAGGAACACAAAATATTTTCATCGTGTTTGCAAGGTACGCACAGTGAAGAAAAATATCACTCAGCTTAAATATGAAGGTAGGCTCCTAACGACGCCATTAGAGATTAAGCAGGCTATGCAGGATCACTTTCAGAATTTTTTCCGTACATCAGAAGTGCCTAGGCCTTGGCTTCAGAACGTGAACCTCAGAAAAGTGACCACAGCGGAAAATCAATTATTGGAAGCAGCTTTTACTATTGATGAAATTTGGGAAGTAGTGAAAAACTTTGATGGGAATCGAGCACCAGGACCGGATG GTCGCATC GTGGTCAGCAAGAAGAAATTAAGCGTGTATAAATTGTTGGCTAAGGTGTTGTCTGTTCGCCTGAGTCTGGTTCTTCCTGGTTTGCTGAGTCAGAATCAGTTTGCTTTCACCGCAGGCCGTCAGATTGCAGATTGTTCTTTGATTGCTAGTGAAATTGTTCATTCCATGAGCTCAAGGCCAGAAGGAGGTTTGCtattcaaaattgattttgcgaAGGCCTATGATAGTGTTGAATGA
- the LOC130728707 gene encoding pentatricopeptide repeat-containing protein At3g02490, mitochondrial-like, whose product MRHQWRLLHLLLRAHNRTPNHTRHLHQLRTLSSLPHRPTPNFTFPANPSLRHFSSDPVLEQPDPDHAIIADLFSKPAADPSVVKSQLDSNRVSINHDAVIAELLKLKSSPEVAQRFFRWVLETHPEMLSSKSYNAMLRALGANGLVDEFWEMVSVMKRKGYGVSRGVKERALECFEKNGLEGDVVRLKALFDKNNCNSVEKDCARVCRIVRNNVWGDDVEREIKDLNVGFSSEVVKLVLESLGSEPSKALIFFRWVEESGLCKHDGCTYNAMARVIGREDTIDRFWKLVGDMRGAGFEMEIETFVKVLGRFCKRRMIKDAVELYEFAMAGADKPTPQCCTFLLKKVVTCKELDMDLFSRVVKVFSGSGNAIPNSMVDAVLKSLTSVGRIGEWNKVLKEMEDCGYVASANWQSEIAFRLGAVGEKEQANEFVNRIEAAGSDSDQEIWDSLVVGHCVAGNLDKALDSFKEMVKKEGISYAGAFDSLISSYCNMNRAIDAYKILCELVKEKELKPRHDTYKLLVSKLLAQGGFTDALNVFGLMKTHGFPPFIDPFIRHISKRGSGDDAVQFLSAMTYKKFPSTSVYLRMFEAFFKKRRPEEAQNFLSKCPRYIRNHADVLNLFCSMNSKEASSSSGMLAA is encoded by the coding sequence ATGAGACATCAATGGCGTCTCCTCCACCTTCTTCTCCGCGCTCACAACCGCACTCCCAACCACACTCGCCACCTCCACCAACTCCGCACCCTCTCTTCCCTCCCTCACCGTCCCACCCCCAATTTCACATTCCCTGCAAACCCTAGCCTCCGCCACTTCTCCTCCGACCCCGTTCTCGAACAACCCGATCCCGATCACGCCATCATCGCCGACTTGTTCTCCAAGCCCGCCGCCGATCCCTCCGTCGTCAAGAGCCAGCTCGATTCGAATCGCGTCTCGATCAACCACGATGCGGTTATTGCCGAATTGTTGAAGCTCAAATCGAGCCCTGAAGTTGCTCAGAGATTCTTCCGGTGGGTCCTCGAGACTCACCCTGAGATGCTGAGCTCCAAATCGTATAATGCGATGTTGCGCGCTTTGGGTGCCAATGGTTTGGTTGATGAGTTTTGGGAAATGGTCAGTGTGATGAAGAGAAAGGGTTACGGTGTTTCGAGGGGTGTTAAAGAGAGGGCTTTGGAGTGTTTTGAGAAGAATGGGTTGGAGGGTGATGTTGTGAGGTTGAAGGCTTTGTTTGATAAGAACAACTGTAATTCGGTTGAGAAGGATTGTGCTAGAGTGTGTAGGATAGTGAGGAATAATGTGTGGGGTGATGATGTTGAGAGGGAAATTAAGGACTTGAATGTTGGGTTTTCGAGTGAAGTGGTTAAGCTGGTTTTGGAGAGTTTAGGTTCTGAGCCGAGTAAGGCGTTGATATTTTTCAGGTGGGTGGAGGAGAGTGGGTTGTGTAAGCATGATGGATGCACGTATAATGCGATGGCGAGGGTGATAGGAAGGGAGGACACGATTGATCGGTTTTGGAAGCTTGTTGGTGACATGAGGGGTGCTGGGTTTGAGATGGAGATTGAGACCTTTGTTAAGGTGTTGGGGCGGTTTTGTAAGAGGAGGATGATAAAGGATGCTGTTGAGCTTTATGAATTCGCTATGGCTGGTGCGGATAAGCCTACGCCGCAGTGCTGCACCTTTCTGTTGAAGAAGGTTGTTACTTGTAAGGAGTTGGATATGGATTTGTTTTCAAGGGTTGTGAAGGTTTTTAGTGGAAGTGGGAATGCGATACCCAATTCCATGGTGGATGCGGTCCTGAAGTCTCTTACCAGTGTTGGCAGGATTGGAGAGTGGAATAAGGTTTTGAAAGAAATGGAAGATTGTGGGTATGTTGCTAGTGCTAATTGGCAGAGTGAAATTGCATTTCGACTTGGTGCTGTGGGTGAAAAGGAACAAGCTAATGAGTTTGTGAATAGGATTGAAGCAGCTGGGTCTGATTCAGATCAGGAGATTTGGGATTCTTTAGTTGTTGGGCACTGCGTAGCTGGTAACCTTGATAAAGCTTTGGATTCGTTTAAAGAGATGGTTAAGAAAGAGGGGATCTCATATGCAGGCGCTTTTGATTCGTTAATAAGTTCATATTGCAATATGAATAGGGCAATAGATGCATACAAGATTCTTTGTGAATTGGTGAAGGAAAAGGAGTTAAAGCCCAGGCATGATACCTACAAGTTGCTGGTATCTAAGTTATTGGCTCAGGGAGGATTCACAGATGCTCTAAATGTTTTTGGTTTAATGAAAACCCATGGGTTCCCTCCTTTTATTGATCCATTCATTAGACACATATCAAAGCGTGGAAGTGGTGATGATGCTGTTCAGTTTCTCAGTGCCATGACTTATAAGAAGTTTCCATCTACATCTGTGTACCTCAGAATGTTCGAGGCCTTCTTCAAGAAGAGAAGGCCTGAGGAAGCACAGAACTTCCTCTCCAAATGTCCACGCTACATCCGTAACCACGCAGATGTTTTGAATCTCTTTTGTTCCATGAACTCtaaagaagcttcttcttcttctggtatGTTGGCTGCTTAA
- the LOC130716888 gene encoding short-chain dehydrogenase reductase ATA1: MEAQMTLNTETQKSSAKRLEEKVAVITGGARGIGAATAKLFAENGAHVVIADVLDDLGASVAESIGGRYIHCDVSKESDVESAINLAVSWKGHIDIMFNNAGIPDNEGRSISTLDMNRVNRVLSINLYGTIHGIKHAARAMIKAQKGGSIICTSSAAATMGGFASHSYTMSKAAMAGVMRSAACELGVHLIRVNCISPHGVPSEMLISAYRTFNKVDITPEKLSEYIGNKASLLKGRGAAIEDVAHAALFLASDESGFITGHNLSVDGGYTSSNSSMSFIYQDPK, from the exons ATGGAGGCACAAATGACTCTGAATACCGAAACACAAAAGTCATCTGCAAAAAG GCTAGAAGAAAAAGTGGCAGTGATAACTGGTGGTGCAAGAGGAATAGGTGCAGCCACAGCAAAACTCTTTGCAGAAAATGGAGCACATGTTGTGATTGCTGATGTTCTTGATGATCTTGGCGCGTCTGTGGCCGAATCAATCGGCGGCCGTTACATCCATTGTGATGTATCAAAGGAATCTGATGTAGAGTCAGCTATAAACCTTGCAGTTTCGTGGAAAGGCCACATAGACATCATGTTCAACAATGCTGGAATTCCAGacaatgaaggaagaagcatTTCAACCCTTGACATGAACCGAGTAAACCGTGTTCTCTCCATCAACCTCTATGGAACAATCCATGGAATAAAACATGCTGCAAGAGCAATGATCAAAGCTCAAAAAGGAGGTTCCATCATTTGCACTTCAAGTGCAGCTGCAACCATGGGTGGTTTTGCTTCACATTCCTATACCATGTCAAAAGCAGCCATGGCTGGAGTGATGAGAAGTGCTGCTTGTGAATTGGGAGTGCACTTGATTAGGGTTAACTGCATTTCCCCACATGGGGTTCCCTCTGAAATGCTTATAAGTGCTTATAGGACTTTTAATAAAGTTGATATTACTCCTGAGAAATTGAGTGAGTATATTGGGAATAAGGCAAGTTTGCTTAAGGGGAGAGGTGCAGCAATTGAAGATGTAGCACATGCTGCTTTGTTTTTGGCTAGTGATGAATCTGGCTTCATAACAGGACACAATCTTTCTGTGGATGGAGGATACACATCTTCTAATAGTAGCATGAGTTTTATCTACCAAGAccccaaatga